From one Leishmania panamensis strain MHOM/PA/94/PSC-1 chromosome 9 sequence genomic stretch:
- a CDS encoding serine/threonine protein phosphatase, putative (TriTrypDB/GeneDB-style sysID: LpmP.09.0480): MPSDLMELSREELISYVLDLQSENNALSRQLRSMATKRCSGSSPNQVLPSGSGGVGAVHSDPSMLITASPTAMRRNGSLSIVSEGPLSAAERLSGRVGGLPPAPSFEISMSVIVIENGAALSVPLSSVLDKTYGRQDLRDTDTPVVSSKYLRDTSSFRTQRFSLGSPGATGCAGTDASPSLNIDEECFSSVSPGRLSCALGRGSVLMHGSGAKAGNGGEEVDDEPHPKDPRAGSAGVAVSSLAQRAGVAHLNLRRDLLFARDLSLDADAILTHQTLRLFNQQFARDANMLSPMSSYGNAVYHYIVKTFAVRNGCEHSPDDVEGFGRTLINLCEEAKCILVNEPRHGSVASPCYVFGDLHGNFRDLFYFMDNLISFQDLRYTPHRFVFLGDYVDRGEFSVEVVAYLLSMKVLAPHKVLLLRGNHEDTLVSGDISGYGNTSFRAQCHSTFGAALGEELWHRASEAFAHLPLTANIDNKIYCTHGGIPRYSGGVDDRLDILKSADFPVMESFFQAPENETPQHRMYRQIGMDTCWADPAENESELDMFGFGSNPRGTGVILFGSKAVDDFLDHFHFEYIFRAHQEKSDGLKLSKNARVFTIFSTSAYVGHQNGAGVVLVAEGKIRLIVKTADTYEEEDYVTEEGDGHRR, encoded by the coding sequence ATGCCCAGCGACTTGATGGAGCTCTCCCGCGAGGAGCTTATTAGCTATGTTCTGGACCTTCAGTCGGAGAACAACGCGCTGagccggcagctgcgcagcatgGCGACCAAACGCTGCAGCGGGTCCTCACCGAACCAAGTCCTTCCCAGTGgtagcggcggcgtcggcgcggtGCACAGCGACCCTTCCATGCTTATCACAGCCAGCCCAACCGCTATGCGGCGTAACGGCAGCCTCTCCATCGTCTCTGAAGGCCCCCTATcagcggcggagcggctgaGTGGTCGTGTGGGTGggctgccgccggcgccgagCTTCGAGATATCCATGTCAGTAATCGTCATCGAGAACGGCGCCGCGCTTTcggtgccgctctcctcaGTGCTCGACAAGACGTACGGTCGCCAAGACCTGCGCGACACTGACACACCGGTGGTCTCGTCGAAGTACTTGCGGGACACCAGCTCGTTTCGGACGCAGCGCTTTTCCCTCGGCAGCCCCGGCGCCACCGGCTGCGCTGGGACAGATGCGTCCCCTAGCCTGAACATAGACGAGGAATGCTTCAGCAGCGTTAGTCCAGGGCGGCTAAGCTGTGCGCTTGGACGCGGTAGCGTGCTTATGCATGGGAGCGGTGCCAAAGCAGGTAACGGTGGTGAGGAGGTTGACGATGAGCCGCACCCGAAGGACCCTCGCGCCGGCTCAGccggcgtcgccgtctccagcctcgcgcagcgcgctgGCGTAGCGCACTTAAACCTTCGCCGCGATCTCCTCTTTGCACGCGACCTTTCACTAGACGCGGACGCCATCCTCACCCATCAGACGCTGCGGCTCTTCAACCAGCAGTTCGCGCGGGACGCAAACATGCTGTCGCCCATGTCCTCGTACGGCAACGCGGTGTACCACTACATCGTCAAGACTTTTGCGGTCCGCAACGGCTGCGAGCATTCGCCGGACGACGTGGAGGGTTTTGGCCGAACGCTCATTAACCTGTGCGAGGAGGCAAAGTGCATACTGGTGAATGAGCCACGGCACGGGTCCGTCGCGTCGCCGTGCTACGTCTTTGGCGACTTGCACGGCAACTTCCGCGACCTTTTCTACTTCATGGACAACCTTATTAGCTTCCAGGATCTGCGCTACACCCCGCACCGCTTCGTTTTCCTCGGCGACTACGTTGACCGTGGCGAGTTCAGCGTCGAAGTTGTCGCCTACCTACTCTCAATGAAAGTGCTTGCCCCGCAcaaggtgctgctgttgcgcggCAACCACGAAGACACCCTCGTGAGCGGCGACATATCCGGCTACGGCAATACGAGCTTCCGTGCCCAATGCCACAGCACCTTTGGCGCCGCCCTCGGTGAGGAACTGTGGCACCGCGCAAGTGAGGCCTTTGCCCATCTGCCGCTGACGGCCAACATTGACAACAAGATCTACTGCACTCACGGTGGCATCCCGCGCtacagcggtggcgtcgaCGACCGACTCGACATTTTGAAGAGCGCTGACTTTCCAGTGATGGAGTCGTTCTTCCAGGCTCCAGAGAACGagacgccgcagcaccgcatgTACCGCCAAATAGGGATGGATACGTGCTGGGCCGACCCGGCCGAGAACGAGAGTGAGCTCGATATGTTCGGCTTTGGCTCCAACCCGCGCGGCACTGGTGTCATCCTGTTCGGCTCCAAGGCGGTGGACGACTTCCTCGACCACTTCCACTTCGAGTACATCTTTCGCGCGCATCAGGAGAAGTCCGATGGACTGAAGCTGAGCAAGAACGCTCGCGTCTTCACCATCTTCAGCACGAGCGCCTACGTGGGCCACCAGAATGGCGCCGGTGTGGTGCTCGTCGCCGAGGGGAAGATTCGCCTGATTGTGAAGACGGCAGACACGTATGAAGAAGAAGACTACGTaacggaggagggagacggcCATCGGCGCTAa
- a CDS encoding hypothetical protein (TriTrypDB/GeneDB-style sysID: LpmP.09.0470) has protein sequence MGAPTTPQPALSNALSGGATAASLLCPAAEPATDVRHLAHAIFHTNLENLLVESTKHCSLVALRDAIQATRQRQYDPASLFETLYIACILLAERSAGGTGIMTRRYGSSAAHPTPSSPPTGRRLSHSSSSTALHAMGSANELPHAPVTAAEAASQPTAGTQANCAVSSPHAPYYRHHAASRALLLQSIGDIGKLIALALLPVTQLVGQRVADLVRALAFQSSPSPTTQYTLLSTELPARTTLPRQLRVISASTASSIVLQSHSTAPRDTELSSGVFDPSLSGGAVPSATAAATAAVSAPGPVQLVHDDEVLVRLLQMTAAAASRCPLGSSALAELYGVLLLFYSGVAPMSMLEATCEATLTHHIHAVLTALHNSEAGDDEDVLHRSSPSVALMASTFTAQLQGVAFIRDICRLMIGIRTRWLYLNPYRTTSSVPSGAEGGGGAPAVSGSNCSNKKSAPVPYGGSTPSSMAGITASVAAAAADAERQRSEEQQHFSRAPSLSSRSMLESLATPSLLTQNELDAQSAAAVSAAGGRGGTAELTSLSSLTITTPSCAAMETVPERLRLFLVRTVTLFFKEHAKALAAPVMETKSVGGEGGGVSGDPTVTSAAAVSMHSPPYVQCLNDCCFSVALWGLREMGITVSMQPPPALFVEVQQQQQRDGSFSGTPCSLEMFTCTQQLALVSISSHLQSMTNSTQVLLEAHEQLLQRLCRHRKPCVASLSPWFGSSGDVSGGALMSSDDPERLSQAATVVLSLWRKTLTSVSFLWELLQLRSMRSDHHDDSSAEAVAAGMSEDVEEHRSSGLYSEEVWQPSSDVNWNGYNSDNSGNGDRSCGGTGVASRQWSQSPNGSPLYHRWPLPGLSRSRHYLTGSQSALGGGDSENEHASTPVALGFANAAAASEEGGGGGVDVTGVPSLVRLVLSVQAVVVSHIQPPPTTTIQASADDRRGGSDGEEAEEAALTRSPLLPITPPRFLSAGDTGDGSLGERSLKPSPLQIKTAPANAYEAAAVSTPLCLCTTNASTAYQCFTEALNCLTAFGQLFSQLVSSVTATEKGQVLGWCRACFLALHPHLLHCEQLCLPHLRYEEDVLPVVLKATGYWVQVSCILQLPGERDSYLAALVDVLRAQDSVAGHLVALAPPTASGMSDASSPTTATLLEALLTLNDVCAAAEPVVPGSVAAAALSLSDDRDAAPPDSSGGAKGMQQYAPTMPSWGVGWLRRRSRTTSSSTLGNTVTPARPSGGRSGSWIMSLPQSQMNAAPSRIGTPLLTASAPYSKQQQSAPASLAMSSVLTSRGWRAPAVQHAVILGVCRLQHKIFIMKTLHVIANTLGAQLRSGWALLARGFAMTEPLLHMLKRLLSWIEESTEEQEQEDQLLSDALHLRDALRSLCVHNACHLPYTQFELFFAELMRATVALGPAASSPQQDGAALAVNEWACGDLHVTAPYTTASSRLPRHHPQGCGDQWVLTSECLSVSLLAMLPFIDLRYTDAAAGTASEDVGGHIGGSSRPSPQAGQVQHQRTGAVARALHLWELETKVCRYVTDHQHVERWGTTLLTMMRAHKGALLAATASSCVEPAAAVLDTPLVSGNLSQEETRTIELVLSTVVSHVATVAVQLCRSAGRHQIAAVASAGGGGGSLLSDTAIAAPSSSYQAVQSAALVLTSGPFAAVPLTQVANALFATTASGSSLAVSAAKDCPAGVGGSCGPPLLPFVQADPRQSTSRLLAAVHRSSQAIALHNSLDANRSSAPTAPPATASGNLDLLEQLLARPFALLDGVYHEWQRQYAGSPSRGGGQGGRSATAAATNVAEQRGREDRTSPALLETDEGLAPPQIEERSASLGALETSAASSVVAAAVPQILANAAAAVLMDVVKIVQSYGEDIDGAAWESILSLLQRTTMVTKADGDVLTSTSATGTGGSSSILQSSVITNSVGGRSASSSSLLLEKLGIINAPSTAAGAATSSSQAVESLNTAFRALESIQHNYIPRLKVDGLHRLIVCVGAFTVHRVDGGTAGERKLHTNLSAVQLLWSIADYLAVFGREAVEEIKRCNVDNNASRGSIGVVRVTTVDCVSVAAGGAPESPARYSDSVSVVQQQQDRLWCSLLWQLRNGCLDDRQEVRQSALQTFFALVQTYGWRFSAVCWRCVLLDVLLPLMEVAAVATELCATPPPSPLPSALGGDGATVVVAEAGGCSPDTTMPQLLRSFIDHPAQLEEVRVALFDAGGRLLVTHYARMQAATAAAEDDKDDATQVLERFLRLCGDVCVVLRGTSGEQAALAAVHALHGLLVEMPEKGLHAHGVHLAWSALERLILCGGGNDCADEPPADLREGTANAPHVHRRGKQCTIAVMAAAVAALCDSFRLQRLATAAPDAAADLTTSTQSSTVERSHSTTGFSSFFSGWGSGGFGAAAPAPAVKSISGAGLRHGGSSSPTQYFTRLLFLLQAVTRCPAVVNSYYFPNKAQSTLLEGVTAVWPTLSSCEAQTMWNGVLLSAFPSAATLKSFVLQGVYESVSITVGDDEVTTNARATAASALIPLKSVMPPGSHPGYLSSVMETMNTLILHHMGIDPLGAAAAKRRESDALPPNPASANTPAAATETPATTTNENHARLVFMAPSTLQVTGTLLLLHLASAEILTEPPRLGSAPFTLPALFLEECVTLLQRTLWETVLARTPTPSSSLPTPSTEVSSVSALTAAAVQCRQDGVAALCGVFEQLLTTTSTVVRHLEATPQTGAAATSGTTATPTTTMLPPHVTAALQSLDLLVDILGEVVHFAMEQYEDVICATTAITALSIASTAEGVALDRVARRSLALLQRWADAVAATPTGRLPPLSSASTLQHHHQHHHTRSGSDSSHMPLSLQGTVACHEAPAQSQRASHASATAPAAASRSQLQKVAQASMESRNKAIIAQFVSNPDDASAGALLVDTLRDMLQSAQNNARVGPRAGSGAATKNLLSMMPDLLRLVACSSREPKRSAAAITREQEIREILAKLLTMVTEEQQNHLPNQAESREGGGHQEVG, from the coding sequence atgGGCGCACCCACCACCCCACAACCAGCTCTTTCCAATGCCCTCTCAGGAGGGGCAACAGCGGCATCGCTGTTATGCCCCGCTGCCGAGCCCGCCACCGATGTGCGCCATCTCGCCCACGCCATCTTCCATACAAACCTCGAGAACCTCTTGGTGGAGTCAACGAAGCACTGCAGTCTCGTTGCCCTGCGCGACGCCATCCAGGCTACCCGCCAGCGCCAGTACGACCCCGCTAGCCTTTTCGAGACCCTTTACATCGCCTGCATACTGTTGGCggagcgcagcgctggagggACCGGGATCATGACGCGCAggtacggcagcagcgcagcgcatccCACACCCTCAAGCCCCCCCACAGGAAGACGCCTGTCacacagcagtagcagcactGCGTTGCACGCCATGGGCAGTGCCAACGAGCTGCCGCATGCTCCGGTCACTGCAGCCGAGGCAGCGAGTCAGCCGACAGCCGGCACGCAGGCGAACTGCGCGGTGTCTTCGCCGCACGCACCTTACTACCGCCACCATGCGGCATCTCGGGCATTGCTGCTTCAGTCCATCGGCGATATTGGTAAGCTCATTGCTCTGGCGCTGTTGCCTGTCACACAGCTGGTCGGTCAACGTGTGGCGGACCTAGTCCGCGCGCTCGCTTTTCAGTCCTCGCCATCACCGACCACGCAGTATACCCTGTTAAGCACGGAGCTGCCAGCGCGAACTACCTTGCCGCGCCAGCTCCGGGTGATAAGCGCGTCGACGGCGTCCTCTATtgtgctgcagtcgcacaGCACCGCCCCACGAGACACAGAGCTCTCTAGCGGAGTCTTTGATCCCAGcctcagcggcggcgctgtgccgtccgctacagcagcagccacagcagccgttTCCGCTCCTGGGCCCGTGCAACTAGTACATGACGATGAGGTCCTCGTCCGTCTGCTGCAGAtgactgcggcggcagcgtcgagATGCCcgctcggcagcagcgcgctcgcAGAGCTTTACGGTGTGCTCCTGCTCTTCtacagcggcgtcgcgccGATGTCCATGCTTGAGGCGACGTGCGAGGCGACGCTGACGCACCACATTCACGCGGTGCTGACCGCGCTGCACAACAGCGAGGCCGGAGATGATGAAGATGTACTGCACCGTAGCAGCCCATCCGTAGCGCTGATGGCATCGACGTTCACTGCCCAGCTGCAGGGCGTCGCCTTTATAAGGGATATTTGCCGCCTTATGATCGGGATACGTACGCGGTGGCTGTACCTGAATCCCTATCGCACCACCAGCTCTGTTCCCAGTGGTGCggaaggtggaggtggtgcgcccGCGGTCAGTGGCAGCAACTGCAGTAACAAGAAAAGCGCGCCGGTGCCTTACGGAGGCAGCACACCATCGTCCATGGCCGGCATCACCGCTAgcgtggcggctgccgcagcggatGCTGAGCGACAACGAagtgaagagcagcagcacttctcgcgcgcgccgtcgctgtcgtcgagGTCGATGCTCGAGTCACTGGCGACCCCGTCCCTGCTCACCCAGAATGAGTTGGATGCGcagtcagcagcagctgtatCAGCCGCCGGCGGTCGTGGTGGTACAGCAGAGTTgacttcgctctcttcccttaCGATCACTACACCGTCGTGCGCCGCGATGGAGACGGTGCCGGAGCGACTGCGACTCTTTCTCGTGCGCACCGTGACGCTGTTCTTCAAGGAGCACGCCAAGGCTCTGGCGGCACCAGTTATGGAGACCAAAAGTGTTGGCGGAGAAGGTGGGGGTGTGAGCGGTGACCCAACAGTCACATCAGCCGCCGCGGTGTCCATGCACAGCCCACCGTACGTGCAGTGCCTCAACGATtgctgcttctctgtcgCACTGTGGGGCCTGCGTGAGATGGGCATTACAGTGTCCATGCAGCCCCCTCCAGCCTTATTCGTGGaggtgcaacagcagcagcagcgcgatggATCCTTTAGCGGGACACCGTGCTCACTGGAGATGTTCACGTGCACACAGCAACTCGCCCTCGTCTCCATCAGCTCGCACCTTCAAAGCATGACGAACTCGACGCAAGTGCTTCTTGAGGCACATGAACAGCTGCTACAGCGACTCTGCAGACACCGCAAGCCCTGTGTAGCGTCGTTGTCGCCGTGgttcggcagcagcggcgatgtTTCAGGTGGCGCGCTGATGAGCAGCGACGATCCCGAGCGACTGTCGCAGGCTGCGACAGTCGTGCTGTCTCTCTGGCGCAAGACTCTTACGAGTGTGTCGTTCTtgtgggagctgctgcaactgCGGTCCATGCGAAGCGACCACCACgatgacagcagcgctgaggcaGTCGCAGCAGGCATGTCGGAAGACGTCGAGGAACATCGTAGCAGCGGCCTATACTCGGAGGAAGTGTGGCAGCCCAGCTCAGATGTGAACTGGAACGGCTACAACAGTGACAACAGCGGCAATGGCGACCGCAGTTGCGGCGGCACAGGAGTAGCCTCGCGGCAGTGGTCGCAGTCACCAAATGGCAGCCCTCTTTATCATCGATGGCCTTTGCCCGGGCTCTCACGCTCGCGCCACTACCTCACGGGCAGCCAAAGTGCTCTTGGCGGCGGAGACAGCGAAAATGAGCACGCCAGCACGCCGGTCGCCCTGGGCTTTGCgaacgcagcggcggccagtgaagaaggcggcggtggtggtgtggatGTCACTGGCGTGCCGTCGCTGGTCCGCCTTGTGCTGTCCGTgcaggcagtggtggtgtcCCACATCCAACCCCCtcctaccaccaccatccaGGCGAGCGCCGATGACAGacgcggtggcagtgacggcgaggaggcggaggaggcggcgcttaCAAGGTCCCCTCTGCTGCCCATCACCCCTCCGCGCTTCCTGTCCGCCGGGGACACCGGTGATGGCAGCCTGGGCGAGCGATCACTGAAGccctcaccgctgcagaTCAAGACAGCACCCGCGAATGCTtacgaggcggcggcagtgtcAACGCCGCTCTGCCTGTGTACGACGAACGCGTCCACAGCCTATCAGTGTTTCACGGAAGCACTCAACTGCCTCACCGCCTTTGGCCAGCTCTTTTCGCAGCTGGTGTCCTCGGTTACCGCGACAGAGAAGGGTCAGGTGCTGGGCTGGTGTCGTGCGTGCTTCTTGGCGCTGCAcccgcaccttctccactgcgAGCAGCTCTGTCTGCCCCACCTCCGCTACGAAGAGGACGTGCTGCCGGTCGTGTTGAAAGCGACTGGCTACTGGGTACAAGTCAGCTGCATCCTACAGCTGCCCGGGGAGCGAGACTCCTACTTGGCAGCACTCGTGGACGTGCTGCGGGCGCAGGACTCGGTGGCTGGTCACCTGGTCGCTCTGGCCCCGCCAACCGCGTCGGGCATGTCAGACGCGTCCTCCCCCACAACAGCGACCCTGCTGGAAGCGCTTCTCACGCTGAACGACGTGTGCGCGGCTGCTGAGCCGGTTGTGCCGGGatccgtcgccgccgcggcgctcaGCCTCAGCGATGATCgcgacgccgcgccaccggatagcagtggtggcgcgaAGGGGATGCAACAGTATGCCCCCACTATGCCCAGCTGGGGTGTTGggtggctgcggcgtcgtAGTCGcacgacctcctcctcgacccTAGGCAACACAGTGACGCCGGCGCGTCCCAGCGGTGGCAGAAGCGGGAGCTGGATAATGTCCTTGCCCCAGTCGCAGATGAACGCCGCCCCCTCGCGCATCGGCACGCCGCTTCTTACAGCATCGGCGCCGTATagcaaacagcagcagtcggcGCCTGCGTCTTTGGCAATGTCGTCGGTGCTCACATCACGCGGCTGGCGGGCACCAGCCGTGCAACACGCCGTCATCCTTGGTGTGTGTCGCCTACAGCACAAGATCTTCATCATGAAGACGCTTCACGTCATCGCCAATACCCTCGGAGCACAGCTGAGGAGTGGATGGGCCTTGCTCGCGCGCGGCTTCGCTATGACAGAGCCTCTTTTGCACATGCTGAAGCGGTTGCTGTCATGGATCGAGGAGTCCACTGAGGAGCAGGAGCAAGAAGACCAGCTACTGAGTGACGCCCTGCACCTGCGTGACGCATTGCGCTCCCTCTGCGTCCACAACGCCTGCCACTTGCCCTACACTCAGTTTGAGCTCTTCTTCGCGGAGCTGATGAGGGCAACTGTGGCCTTGGGGCCCGCGGCGTCGTCACCACAACAGGACGGAGCAGCACTCGCCGTCAACGAGTGGGCCTGCGGGGATCTGCACGTCACGGCACCGTACACTACCGCGTCCAGTCGACTGCCTCGCCACCACCCGCAGGGCTGCGGAGACCAGTGGGTGCTCACATCAGAATGCCTGAGCGTGTCGCTGTTAGCCATGCTGCCCTTCATAGACCTGCGGTACACCGACGCGGCGGCCGGCACAGCATCTGAAGATGTCGGAGGCCACATTGGTGGGAGCAGCCGGCCCAGTCCTCAAGCGGGGCAGGTGCAGCATCAGCGCACCGGTGCTGTTGCGCGGGCACTGCATCTGTGGGAGCTGGAAACGAAGGTGTGCCGCTACGTAACGGACCACCAGCACGTGGAGAGGTGGGGCACAACACTGTTGACAATGATGAGGGCGCATAAGGGGGCACTGCTGGCGGCTACGGCGTCAAGCTGTGTGGAACCAGCCGCAGCTGTCCTAGACACGCCACTGGTGAGTGGGAATCTCTCGCAAGAGGAAACCCGCACGATCGAGCTGGTGCTCTCTACAGTCGTCAGCCACGTTGCTACGGTAGCCGTGCAGCTATGTCGATCGGCAGGGCGGCATCAAattgcggcggtggcgagtgccggcggtggaggtggcagcCTGTTGAGTGACACTGCGATCGCagcgccgtcctcctcctacCAGGCTGTGCAGAGTGCTGCCCTCGTGCTCACCTCTGGCCCCTTCGCCGCTGTGCCCCTCACGCAAGTCGCGAATGCGCtcttcgccaccaccgcctcggGGTCTTCTCTGGCCGTAAGTGCTGCGAAGGACTGCCCTGCTGGCGTCGGCGGCAGCTGTGggcctcctctcctgccCTTCGTGCAGGCGGATCCCCGACAAAGCACCTCACGGcttctcgctgctgtgcatcgATCTTCGCAGGCGATCGCCCTTCACAACTCCCTCGACGCCAACCGTAGCAGCGCCCCCACGGCCCCGCCGGCGACCGCGTCTGGCAACCTCGACCTGCtagagcagctgctggcgaggcCTTTTGCCCTACTCGACGGCGTCTACCATGAGTGGCAGCGACAGTATGCTGGGTCGCCAAGCAGAGGCGGTGGACAAGGCGGACGATCAGCAacggctgcagcgacgaacgtggcggagcagcggGGGCGGGAGGATCGCACGTCCCCCGCTCTCCTTGAGACAGATGAGGGTCTGGCACCGCCACAGATAGAGGAGAGGTCCGCTAGCTTGGGAGCGTTAGAGACATCCGCGGCATCTtctgtcgtcgctgccgcagtcccCCAGATACTGGccaatgccgccgccgccgttctGATGGACGTTGTGAAGATCGTGCAGTCCTATGGCGAAGACAtcgacggcgccgcctgGGAATCTATTTTGTCCTTGCTGCAGCGGACTACCATGGTGACCAAGGCGGATGGTGATGTCCTAACAAGTACCAGCGCCACCGGCACTggtgggagcagcagcatcctgCAAAGCAGCGTCATTACTAACAGCGTCGGTGGTCGCAGTGCTAGCAGCTCCAGTCTCCTTCTCGAGAAGCTGGGCATCATCAATGcgccctccaccgctgcaggtgctgctaCGTCCAGTAGCCAAGCCGTTGAATCCCTCAACACGGCTTTTCGCGCGCTGGAGAGCATTCAGCATAACTACATTCCACGCCTGAAGGTGGACGGTCTGCACCGCCTGATCGTGTGCGTCGGCGCCTTCACAGTGCACCGCGTCGATGGAGGGACTGCCGGTGAGCGCAAGCTTCACACAAATCTGAGCgccgtgcagctgctgtggtcTATTGCGGACTACCTCGCCGTATTTGGCAGAGAGGCAGTCGAGGAGATCAAGCGCTGCAACGTCGACAATAACGCCAGTAGAGGAAGCATCGGCGTCGTGAGAGTCACGACCGTCGACTGTGTAAGTGTGGCTGCTGGAGGGGCTCCAGAGTCACCGGCGCGATATTCCGACAGTGTTTCGGTCgtccaacagcagcaggaccGCCTCTggtgctctctcctctggcAGTTACGTAACGGCTGCCTCGATGATCGACAGGAGGTGCGCCAATCCGCGCTGCAGACATTCTTTGCTCTCGTGCAGACGTACGGCTGGCGCTTCTCCGCGGTGTGCTGGCGATGCGTCCTACtggatgtgctgctgcctctcatGGAGgtcgctgcagtggcgacaGAGCTTTGCGCGACGCCTCCGCCATCGCCATTGCCGTCTGCGCTGGGAGGAGACGGCGCAACAGTCGTGGTCGCGGAGGCAGGGGGATGCTCACCGGACACGACcatgccgcagctgctccgcagcTTTATCGATCACCCGGcccagctggaggaggtacGCGTCGCTTTGTTTGATGCGGGGGGTCGCCTGCTTGTAACACATTacgcacgcatgcaggccgccaccgccgcagccgagGACGACAAGGACGACGCCACGCAGGTGCTGGAGCGTTTCCTGCGACTGTGTGGCGACGTTTGCGTGGTGCTACGGGGCACCTCCGGCGAACAGGCCGCCCTGGCAGCCGTGCACGCCCTCCACGGGCTCCTTGTCGAGATGCCAGAGAAAGGGCTGCACGCGCATGGGGTACACCTCGCCTGGAGCGCTCTGGAGCGGCTGATCCTATGTGGCGGGGGCAATGACTGTGCTGATGAGCCGCCTGCAGATCTTCGAGAAGGGACAGCAAATGCACCCCACGTccacagaagaggaaagcagTGTACCATCGCAGTGATGGCGGCCGCTGTAGCCGCCCTCTGCGACAGCTTCCGCCTTCAGCGCctcgcgacggcggcgccagaTGCCGCGGCTGacctcaccacctccacgcaATCAAGCACCGTAGAGCGCAGTCACAGCACGACGGGTTTCAGCTCCTTCTTCAGCGGCTGGGGTAGTGGCGGCTtcggagcagcggcaccagcaccCGCTGTAAAATCAATCTCAGGCGCAGGGCTGCGACACGGTGGCTCCTCATCTCCTACCCAGTACTTcactcgcctcctcttcctcttgcagGCTGTCACCCGCTGCCCAGCTGTGGTGAACTCGTACTACTTCCCCAACAAGGCACAGTCCACGCTGCTCGAGGGGGTGACCGCGGTGTGGCCAACACTATCTAGCTGCGAGGCGCAGACAATGTGGAACGGGGTGTTGTTGTCTGCCTTTCCCTCAGCGGCGACGCTCAAAAGCTTTGTTTTACAGGGCGTCTACGAGTCGGTCTCCATCACAGTGGGGGACGACGAGGTCACCACCAATGCaagagcgacggcggcgagcgCGCTGATCCCACTCAAGTCGGTGATGCCGCCTGGCTCGCACCCGGGGTATCTCAGCTCCGTCATGGAGACGATGAACACCTTGATACTGCATCACATGGGCATAGATCCTCTCGGTGCGGCCGCTGCGAAGCGCAGAGAGTCCGATGCACTGCCGCCGAATCCTGCATCCGCCAACACCCCCGCCGCGGCGACTGAGacgccagcgacgacgaccaACGAGAATCACGCGCGGCTGGTGTTTATGGCCCCCAGCACCCTGCAAGTCACCGGTacgctgttgttgctgcacCTCGCCTCTGCGGAAATTCTAACCGAGCCGCCGCGGTTGGGCAGCGCGCCCTTCACCCTCCCCGCGCTCTTCCTAGAAGAGTGCGTCACTTTACTGCAGCGCACGCTGTGGGAaacggtgctggcgcgcaccccgacgccgtcgtcgtcactgcCCACTCCTAGCACGGAGGTTAGCAGTGTCTCAGCCCTTaccgcggccgcggtgcAATGCCGCCAGGATGGAGTGGCCGCGCTCTGTGGCGTgtttgagcagctgctcaccaccacctccacggtggtgcggcacTTGGAGGCGACACCGCAGAccggagcggcagcgacaagcGGAACTACCGCGACTCCAACGACAacgatgctgccgccgcatgtcacggcggcgctgcagtcgctcgACCTGCTTGTGGACATCCTCGGCGAGGTGGTTCACTTTGCGATGGAACAGTATGAGGATGTGATATGTGCAACGACAGCCATCACGGCTTTATCAATCGCGTCCACTGCAGAGGGCGTGGCGCTGGATCgggtggcgcggcggagTTTGGCGCTGTTACAGCGCTGGGCAGACGCCGTCGCGGCCACGCCGACAGGTCGCCTACCGCCCTTGTCGTCCGcctcgacgctgcagcaccaccatcagcatCATCACActcgcagcggcagtgataGCAGTCACATGCCCCTCAGTCTGCAGGGCACCGTCGCCTGTCACGAGGCGCCGGCACAGTCGCAGCGCGCCAGCcacgcctccgccaccgcaccggcagcggcttcGCGCAGCCAGCTGCAGAAGGTGGCACAAGCCTCTATGGAATCCCGCAACAAGGCAATCATAGCGCAGTTTGTTAGCAACCCTGACGACGCCAGTGCCGGCGCGCTACTCGTCGACACCCTGCGTGACATGCTGCAGAGTGCACAGAACAACGCACGAGTGGGTCcgcgcgccggcagcggtgcggcaaCGAAGAATCTGCTATCCATGATGCCAGATCTCCTGCGGCTCGTCGCATGCAGCAGTCGTGAGCCGAAGCGATCCGCAGCGGCGATCACCCGAGAGCAGGAGATACGCGAGATACTGGCGAAGTTGCTGACGATGGTCACAGAAGAACAGCAGAACCACCTCCCCAATCAAGCCGAATCACGCGAAGGGGGTGGTCATCAGGAGGTCGGCTAG